From the genome of Geothrix sp. 21YS21S-4, one region includes:
- a CDS encoding biotin--[acetyl-CoA-carboxylase] ligase, whose protein sequence is MAVLLIRLAEVDSTQAFLRRNAHLGFCAAVADRQIEGRGRQGNRWESAPGAGLWLSAALPPPADVAPGILLQRAMAAAARILDPEGKHLGLKWPNDLVAWRDGRLVKLGGILGEQSGTRLILGLGVNLFSAPHLPERAIPPACLKDLGLACPDPAALAIPILHAWNNLEQDSQVLFRWPDAGVPIRWEDGQGTCLGWERDGRLKVTTADGIRRLSAGDVSGLN, encoded by the coding sequence GTGGCGGTGCTCCTGATCCGCCTGGCCGAGGTGGATTCCACCCAGGCCTTCCTGCGACGGAACGCCCATCTGGGCTTCTGCGCCGCGGTGGCGGACCGCCAGATCGAAGGCCGCGGCCGGCAGGGCAACCGCTGGGAGAGCGCGCCCGGCGCGGGGTTGTGGCTGTCGGCGGCCCTGCCTCCGCCCGCCGATGTGGCGCCCGGCATCCTCCTCCAGCGGGCCATGGCCGCCGCCGCGCGGATCCTGGATCCGGAGGGGAAGCACCTGGGCCTCAAGTGGCCCAACGACCTGGTGGCGTGGAGGGATGGCCGACTGGTGAAGCTGGGCGGGATCCTGGGGGAGCAGTCCGGCACCCGCCTGATCCTCGGCCTCGGCGTGAACCTCTTCTCGGCCCCCCACCTCCCGGAGCGGGCCATCCCCCCCGCCTGCCTGAAGGATCTGGGGCTGGCGTGTCCCGATCCCGCGGCGCTGGCCATTCCTATTCTTCATGCCTGGAATAACTTGGAGCAGGATTCTCAAGTCCTCTTTCGGTGGCCCGACGCGGGTGTGCCCATCCGCTGGGAGGATGGCCAAGGCACCTGCCTGGGCTGGGAGCGCGACGGGCGGCTGAAGGTCACCACCGCCGACGGCATCCGGCGGCTCAGCGCCGGGGACGTGTCGGGTCTGAACTGA
- a CDS encoding type III pantothenate kinase has product MSLLLAVDVGNTNVVLGIYDLSKGPDSPLVCSWRLATSRERTVDEYGVSALALMRHQGIEAGQIKHVAISCVVPPLHPILMSLSKIYFGVDAFYVEPGVKTGVKVLIDNPAELGADRLVNAVAGIEAYGAPLIVVDFGTATTFDVVNAKREYLGGLICPGLKISAEALFQRASRLPRVEVAEPERLVGRNTVQAMQSGIFHGYVGMVDGILERLLQEIPEAGIVATGGLAKVISPHTRHIRREAPDLTLDGLRILWLRNQSSRK; this is encoded by the coding sequence ATGAGTCTTCTGTTGGCCGTCGATGTGGGCAACACCAACGTGGTGCTGGGAATCTACGATCTGTCAAAGGGTCCGGACTCCCCGCTGGTCTGTTCCTGGCGCCTCGCCACGAGCCGGGAGCGCACGGTCGACGAGTACGGCGTCTCCGCCCTGGCCCTCATGCGACACCAGGGGATCGAGGCCGGCCAGATCAAGCACGTGGCGATCTCCTGCGTGGTGCCGCCCCTGCATCCCATCCTGATGAGCCTGTCGAAGATCTACTTCGGGGTGGATGCCTTCTACGTGGAGCCCGGCGTCAAGACCGGCGTGAAAGTGCTCATCGACAACCCCGCGGAACTGGGCGCGGACCGGCTGGTGAACGCGGTGGCGGGCATCGAGGCCTACGGCGCGCCCCTGATCGTCGTCGACTTCGGGACGGCCACCACCTTCGACGTGGTGAACGCCAAGCGGGAGTACCTGGGCGGGCTGATCTGCCCGGGCCTGAAGATCAGCGCCGAGGCCCTGTTCCAGCGGGCCAGCCGCCTGCCGCGCGTGGAAGTGGCTGAGCCCGAGCGCCTGGTGGGACGAAACACTGTCCAGGCCATGCAATCGGGGATCTTCCACGGCTACGTCGGAATGGTGGACGGGATCCTGGAGCGCCTCCTCCAGGAGATCCCCGAGGCGGGCATCGTCGCCACGGGCGGTCTCGCCAAGGTCATCTCGCCGCACACCCGCCACATCCGGCGCGAAGCGCCGGATCTCACCCTCGATGGCCTCCGCATCTTGTGGCTGCGCAACCAGAGCAGCCGGAAATAG
- a CDS encoding SCP2 sterol-binding domain-containing protein: protein MALTVDGIFALMPELFLPEKAQGLTVSVYYQVTGEGGGDYTCLIENGAFSLKREPKPDATSVVVIGAEDWIALNEGKLDPMQAFMTGKLKGTGDLGLLQKFPKFFKKPQKQGGPVKALKELVPARLALAGAGIKVSVGADHWGEGAEVSGEEAAVRALVSGISDPGPALLGGQLRFSGDPALLRQAWKAWSAEPEIAFPDTPGGKALATLRKRYKGGATGTLEVKVDGVPYRLDFSPEGLSLRPGEVEGGAALGISDGDFAALNAGKLNLVAALLGGAITVKGDMSQVAAYTAHFDADVNPAQGLLESMPERFNPEKAGDLEAAVGYQIDDLAYTLFIRNGVCLVFPRLMKPCDTLLKAKADDFVAMSTGTLNAQEAFMTGKIQIEGDPLLMQKVAKSFKRPQA, encoded by the coding sequence ATGGCGTTGACGGTGGACGGCATTTTCGCGCTGATGCCCGAGCTTTTTCTTCCGGAAAAGGCGCAGGGGCTCACGGTTTCCGTCTACTACCAGGTGACCGGAGAAGGCGGGGGCGACTACACCTGCCTGATCGAGAACGGCGCCTTTTCGCTGAAGCGCGAACCCAAGCCCGACGCCACGTCGGTGGTGGTCATCGGCGCCGAGGACTGGATCGCCCTCAACGAGGGGAAGCTCGATCCGATGCAGGCCTTCATGACCGGCAAGCTGAAGGGCACCGGCGACCTGGGGCTGCTCCAGAAGTTCCCCAAGTTCTTCAAGAAGCCCCAGAAGCAGGGCGGTCCCGTGAAGGCGCTGAAGGAGCTGGTCCCGGCGCGGTTGGCCCTGGCCGGCGCGGGGATCAAGGTCAGCGTGGGCGCCGACCATTGGGGTGAGGGCGCCGAGGTGAGCGGCGAGGAGGCCGCCGTGCGGGCCCTCGTCTCCGGCATCTCGGATCCTGGTCCCGCCCTTCTGGGCGGACAGCTCCGGTTCTCGGGCGATCCCGCCCTGCTTCGCCAGGCCTGGAAGGCCTGGTCGGCGGAACCGGAGATCGCGTTCCCCGACACCCCCGGCGGCAAGGCCCTCGCCACCCTCCGGAAGCGCTACAAGGGTGGCGCCACCGGCACCCTGGAAGTGAAGGTGGATGGCGTGCCCTACCGGCTGGACTTCAGCCCCGAAGGCCTCTCCCTGCGGCCCGGGGAGGTGGAGGGCGGCGCTGCCCTGGGCATCTCGGATGGGGACTTCGCGGCCCTGAATGCCGGCAAGCTGAACCTCGTGGCGGCCCTGCTGGGCGGAGCCATCACCGTGAAGGGCGACATGAGCCAGGTGGCCGCCTACACGGCCCACTTCGACGCCGACGTGAACCCGGCCCAGGGGCTCCTGGAATCCATGCCCGAGCGGTTCAATCCGGAAAAGGCGGGCGATCTGGAGGCCGCCGTGGGCTATCAGATCGACGATCTGGCTTACACATTGTTCATCCGAAACGGCGTATGTCTGGTCTTCCCTCGCCTGATGAAGCCCTGTGATACGCTCCTCAAAGCGAAGGCCGACGACTTCGTCGCAATGAGCACCGGAACGCTGAACGCCCAGGAGGCCTTCATGACCGGCAAGATCCAGATCGAGGGCGATCCCCTGCTCATGCAGAAGGTGGCGAAGAGCTTCAAGCGGCCGCAGGCCTAG
- a CDS encoding LeuA family protein: protein MTLDELIHDWNDPLPGDARIPQLNDETLRDGLQSPSVRDPDIAAKRDLVHRLARLGVDALDLGMPGAGPKVLAAVRALMVEIRDHRLRLHPNVAVRTVEADLAQVAEIQQRAGLPVEAGVFLGSSPIRMDVEGWDLDFLVDAARQAVAFCRRHEVAVMMVTEDTTRARPDVLRAVYGAALDEGAQSLCLSDTCGHATPDGVRRLVRFVKEEVVKDRSVRLDWHGHNDRGLGVANAIAAFEAGADRLHGSILGIGERCGNVALDQLMINLHLMGHPKGDLSGLPALAARVAELCGVEIPANYPVLGRDAFRTGTGVHAAAIAKALHRGDVGLADAVYSGVPAALVGRRQEIEIGPMAGRSNAVYWLEMNGYDPSPDRVDRILRTAKNSPKILTEAEIRAVL, encoded by the coding sequence ATGACCCTCGACGAGCTGATCCACGACTGGAACGATCCCCTGCCCGGCGATGCGCGCATTCCTCAGCTCAACGACGAGACCCTGCGGGACGGCCTCCAGAGCCCGTCCGTGCGGGATCCCGACATCGCCGCCAAGCGCGACCTGGTGCATCGCCTGGCCCGGCTGGGGGTGGACGCGCTGGACCTGGGGATGCCGGGCGCCGGTCCCAAGGTCTTGGCCGCCGTCCGGGCCCTGATGGTGGAGATCCGGGACCACCGGCTGCGCCTTCATCCCAACGTCGCTGTCCGCACGGTGGAGGCCGACTTGGCCCAGGTGGCCGAGATCCAGCAGCGCGCGGGTCTTCCGGTGGAAGCGGGCGTGTTCCTGGGCTCCAGTCCCATCCGCATGGACGTCGAAGGGTGGGACCTCGATTTCCTGGTGGACGCCGCCCGCCAGGCCGTGGCCTTCTGCCGCCGCCACGAGGTGGCCGTGATGATGGTGACCGAGGACACCACCCGCGCCCGTCCCGACGTGCTGCGAGCGGTCTACGGCGCCGCCCTGGACGAGGGCGCCCAGTCTCTCTGCCTGTCGGACACCTGCGGCCACGCCACACCCGACGGGGTGCGGCGCCTGGTGCGCTTCGTGAAAGAGGAAGTCGTGAAGGACCGGAGCGTCCGCCTGGATTGGCACGGGCACAACGACCGCGGATTGGGCGTGGCCAACGCCATCGCGGCCTTTGAGGCGGGAGCGGACCGGCTCCACGGCAGCATCCTGGGAATCGGCGAGCGCTGCGGCAACGTCGCCCTCGACCAGCTGATGATCAACCTGCACCTGATGGGCCATCCCAAGGGCGACCTGTCGGGCTTGCCGGCGCTGGCCGCGCGGGTGGCCGAATTGTGCGGCGTGGAGATCCCCGCCAATTACCCTGTGCTGGGGCGGGACGCCTTCCGGACCGGGACCGGCGTGCACGCCGCCGCCATCGCGAAGGCGCTCCACCGGGGCGACGTGGGCCTGGCCGACGCCGTCTATTCGGGCGTGCCCGCCGCCCTGGTGGGCCGGCGCCAGGAGATCGAGATCGGGCCCATGGCGGGGCGCAGCAACGCCGTCTACTGGCTGGAGATGAACGGCTACGACCCCAGCCCCGACCGCGTGGACCGGATCCTCCGCACCGCCAAGAACAGTCCCAAGATCCTCACCGAGGCGGAGATCCGGGCGGTCCTGTGA
- a CDS encoding Ppx/GppA phosphatase family protein has translation MRIAAVDVGSNSIHMVVVEADPAGGQRVLAREKAMVRLARGEATSGEIGPEAFRAGLEALGRMAGVIRGFACETVMACGTAALRDAKNAQAFVLEAEALGLPIQVISGEEEARLIHQAVSHAIPFPQEPVALVDIGGGSTELTWVQGGRVAASISLPWGLQRLADAAQTADPPSAADLRHLRKMIRRILKKARKDLPSELPEPALILGTSGTLEDLARGAAGGRAFTLEQLRAYALKLWRTDAAQRIARLGVDPKRAEVLHVGAIWALSLMEWLGAPPLRHLPVGLREGMIWEALKHGGAAIPPLADRRRASVEHLAARLDPDPGHSLHVAKLADQLFEGLQPLFELGDTERQWLAFAARLHDIGLSVSEKGHHKHGEYLVRNAALPGFWPEEVDVLAQVVRFHRGKPPHHARHDGFRALAPWHRQVVRKLAAILRGAVALDGRRRQAVRNLSLEISDEVLRVRLEAAGDVEAEAAAFLDKGALLGTLLDRRLEVAVG, from the coding sequence ATGCGGATCGCTGCCGTCGACGTCGGATCGAATTCCATCCACATGGTGGTGGTGGAGGCCGATCCCGCAGGCGGACAGCGGGTTCTGGCCCGAGAGAAGGCGATGGTGCGGCTGGCCCGCGGCGAGGCGACCTCGGGCGAGATCGGGCCGGAGGCCTTCCGCGCGGGGCTGGAGGCCCTGGGGCGCATGGCCGGCGTGATCCGGGGCTTCGCGTGCGAGACGGTCATGGCCTGCGGGACCGCGGCATTGCGGGACGCGAAGAACGCCCAGGCCTTCGTCCTGGAAGCGGAGGCCCTGGGCCTGCCCATCCAGGTGATCTCCGGGGAGGAGGAAGCCCGCCTCATCCATCAGGCCGTGTCCCACGCCATCCCCTTCCCCCAGGAGCCCGTGGCCCTGGTGGACATCGGCGGGGGAAGCACCGAACTCACCTGGGTCCAGGGAGGACGCGTCGCAGCCAGCATCTCCCTGCCCTGGGGCCTCCAGCGCCTGGCGGACGCGGCCCAGACGGCGGATCCGCCCAGCGCCGCCGACCTCCGGCACCTGCGGAAGATGATCCGCCGTATCCTCAAAAAAGCCCGGAAAGACCTTCCTTCCGAACTGCCGGAGCCGGCGCTGATCCTGGGCACGTCGGGCACGCTGGAGGATCTCGCCCGCGGGGCGGCCGGCGGCCGCGCCTTCACCCTGGAACAGCTGCGGGCCTACGCGCTGAAGCTGTGGCGGACGGACGCCGCCCAGCGGATCGCGCGGCTGGGCGTGGATCCCAAGCGGGCGGAGGTGCTCCACGTAGGCGCCATCTGGGCGTTGTCGCTCATGGAATGGCTGGGCGCCCCGCCGTTGCGGCACCTGCCGGTGGGCCTCCGGGAAGGCATGATCTGGGAGGCCCTCAAGCACGGGGGCGCGGCCATCCCGCCGCTGGCGGACCGGCGCCGAGCGTCCGTCGAGCATCTGGCGGCGCGGCTGGATCCGGACCCCGGCCACAGCCTGCACGTCGCAAAGCTGGCGGACCAGCTGTTCGAAGGACTCCAGCCCCTTTTCGAACTGGGCGACACGGAGCGCCAGTGGCTGGCCTTCGCCGCCCGGCTGCACGACATCGGGCTTTCCGTCTCGGAGAAGGGGCACCACAAGCACGGGGAGTACCTCGTCCGGAACGCCGCCCTGCCCGGCTTCTGGCCGGAAGAGGTGGACGTGCTGGCCCAGGTGGTCCGCTTCCACCGCGGCAAGCCGCCGCACCACGCCCGGCACGACGGGTTCCGCGCCCTCGCGCCCTGGCACCGACAGGTGGTGCGGAAGCTGGCCGCCATCCTGCGGGGAGCGGTCGCCCTCGACGGACGGCGGCGGCAGGCGGTGCGGAATCTGTCGCTGGAGATCAGCGACGAAGTTCTCCGCGTCCGCCTGGAGGCCGCGGGGGACGTGGAAGCGGAGGCCGCCGCCTTCCTCGACAAGGGCGCCCTTTTGGGGACCCTGCTGGACCGCCGGCTCGAAGTCGCCGTAGGCTGA
- a CDS encoding LytTR family DNA-binding domain-containing protein — translation MRALIIDDEDLARAVVREHLAAHPDVEVAAECANGFEALKAAAQHQPDLIFLDIQMPKLDGFEVLELLEAEGKRPAVVFVTAYDQHAMRAFEAHAVDYLLKPFSRERFDAAVAKARSLRTSQPAPPPATELAAAARQGKPVERIVVKDGPKVTVVHLDRLDWIQAQDDYVLLRTEGKNLLKQQTLASLESQLDPARFIRIHRSYILNLDRLVRVEQDTKEHRDAVLRDGARLPVSRTGYQRLRELWEDA, via the coding sequence AGAGCCCTCATCATCGACGACGAGGATCTGGCCCGCGCGGTGGTGCGCGAGCATCTGGCCGCCCATCCGGACGTGGAGGTGGCCGCCGAGTGCGCCAACGGGTTCGAGGCCCTGAAGGCCGCGGCCCAGCACCAGCCGGATCTGATCTTCCTGGACATCCAGATGCCCAAGCTGGACGGCTTCGAGGTCCTGGAGCTACTGGAGGCCGAGGGCAAGCGGCCCGCCGTCGTCTTCGTCACCGCCTACGATCAGCACGCCATGCGGGCCTTCGAGGCCCACGCGGTGGACTACCTCCTCAAGCCCTTCTCCAGGGAGCGGTTCGATGCCGCCGTGGCCAAGGCGCGCAGCCTCCGAACCTCCCAGCCCGCTCCTCCCCCCGCCACGGAACTGGCGGCCGCGGCCCGCCAGGGGAAACCCGTGGAGCGGATCGTCGTCAAGGACGGTCCCAAGGTGACCGTCGTCCATCTGGACCGCCTGGACTGGATCCAGGCCCAGGACGACTACGTCCTCCTGCGGACGGAGGGCAAGAACCTGCTGAAGCAGCAGACCCTGGCCAGCCTGGAATCCCAGCTCGATCCGGCGCGCTTCATCCGCATCCACCGCAGCTACATCCTCAACCTGGACCGGCTGGTGCGGGTCGAGCAGGACACCAAGGAACATCGGGACGCCGTGCTGCGGGACGGCGCGCGGCTCCCCGTCAGCCGGACCGGCTACCAGCGGCTGCGGGAGCTGTGGGAAGACGCCTGA
- a CDS encoding polysaccharide deacetylase family protein, which produces MLRCLLLALLALPLFAQQLALSLDDAPFLHPAPRMEAPAQHRAMQAALKARNVRAILFANGVNGGDTPEGKALLRTWGEAGHLLANHSYSHRDFNREDVSLEAYEADAVKGEAIIRDLPGFTRLYRYPFLRAGNTAAKRDGFYAFLKARNYAIGHVSIDTADYLLDERLRKRLEKEPGADLAPYRDLYLKHLWACARFYDAWSRDIFGREIPHVILMHSRLLNGFFLGDVIDFFRGKGWTWIDPMSAFRDSAYALMPRNLPAGEALADAVSAERGRKGFVQAWRDGHTGPDDLLFSERRLTERMDQLGL; this is translated from the coding sequence GTGCTGCGCTGCCTGCTCCTCGCGCTTCTGGCGCTGCCGTTGTTCGCCCAGCAACTAGCCTTGAGCCTGGACGACGCCCCCTTCCTCCACCCGGCCCCCCGCATGGAGGCCCCCGCCCAGCACCGGGCGATGCAGGCGGCCCTGAAAGCGCGGAACGTCCGGGCCATCCTGTTCGCCAACGGCGTGAACGGCGGCGACACGCCGGAGGGGAAGGCCCTTCTTCGGACCTGGGGCGAAGCCGGCCATCTCCTGGCCAACCACAGCTACAGCCACCGGGACTTCAACCGGGAGGACGTTTCGCTGGAGGCCTACGAAGCGGACGCTGTGAAGGGCGAAGCCATCATCCGCGACCTGCCGGGCTTCACCCGGCTCTACCGCTACCCCTTTCTCCGCGCCGGAAATACCGCGGCCAAGCGCGACGGGTTCTACGCCTTCCTGAAAGCGCGGAACTACGCCATCGGCCACGTCAGCATCGACACGGCGGACTACCTGCTGGACGAACGCCTGCGAAAGCGTCTTGAGAAGGAACCCGGCGCGGACCTCGCCCCCTACCGCGATCTCTACCTCAAGCACCTGTGGGCCTGCGCCCGGTTCTACGACGCGTGGAGCCGCGATATCTTCGGGCGCGAGATTCCCCACGTCATCCTGATGCACAGCCGCCTGCTCAACGGCTTCTTCCTGGGCGACGTCATCGACTTCTTCCGCGGAAAGGGCTGGACCTGGATCGACCCCATGAGCGCCTTCCGGGATTCTGCCTACGCGCTCATGCCCAGGAACCTGCCCGCCGGCGAGGCGCTGGCCGACGCTGTCTCCGCCGAGCGCGGGCGGAAGGGTTTCGTCCAAGCCTGGCGGGACGGGCACACGGGCCCTGACGACCTGCTGTTCTCCGAGCGCCGGCTGACGGAGCGGATGGATCAGTTGGGGCTGTAA
- a CDS encoding tryptophanase has translation MPRTMIEPFRIKSVEPIRMTSAQERLELLEAAKLNVFKLRAEDVLLDWLTDSGTGAMSSAQWGAIMIGDESYAGAKSFFRLEAVLQDITGMAHFIPTHQGRAAEKVLFSAVCKRGELVPNNCHFDTTRANLEFNGVEAADLVIPEGLQPSLIHPFKGNIDLERVEALLKAEGDRIPFGMITVTNNTGGGQPVSMANLRAYSQLLRKYGKPLIMDVCRFAENAMFIKLREDGYQDTPIKAICQEMFSYADGCTMSAKKDGMVNIGGFIMLRGEEWLDPVRNMLILTEGFPTYGGLAGRDLEALAVGLEEGMEESYLRYRLRTAEYLGEKLEAAGVGFVKPTGGHAVYIDAKTVLPDMPVAQYPAWALCNALYLEGGIRGVEIGSVMFGKRLEDGTETFHSMELVRLAFPRRMYTQSHFDFAAEVIAEVKAKAKEIRGVKLVKQSQYLRHFTAEMAWA, from the coding sequence ATGCCCCGCACCATGATCGAGCCTTTCCGCATCAAGTCGGTGGAGCCCATCCGCATGACCTCGGCCCAGGAGCGGCTGGAGCTGCTGGAAGCGGCCAAGCTCAACGTGTTCAAGCTGCGGGCCGAGGACGTGCTGCTGGACTGGCTCACGGATTCGGGCACGGGCGCCATGAGCTCCGCCCAGTGGGGCGCCATCATGATCGGCGACGAGAGCTACGCCGGCGCCAAGAGCTTCTTCCGGCTGGAGGCGGTGCTCCAGGACATCACGGGCATGGCCCACTTCATTCCCACCCACCAGGGCCGCGCCGCCGAGAAGGTGCTGTTCAGCGCCGTGTGCAAGCGCGGCGAGCTGGTGCCGAACAACTGCCACTTCGACACCACCCGCGCCAATCTCGAGTTCAACGGCGTGGAGGCCGCGGATCTGGTCATTCCCGAAGGCCTCCAGCCCAGCCTGATCCACCCCTTCAAGGGAAACATCGACCTGGAGCGGGTGGAGGCCCTGCTGAAGGCCGAAGGCGACCGCATCCCCTTCGGGATGATCACCGTCACCAACAACACCGGCGGCGGGCAGCCGGTCTCCATGGCCAATCTCCGCGCCTATTCGCAGCTTCTCCGGAAGTACGGCAAGCCCCTGATCATGGACGTCTGCCGCTTCGCCGAGAACGCCATGTTCATCAAGCTGCGCGAGGACGGCTACCAGGACACGCCCATCAAGGCCATCTGCCAGGAGATGTTCAGCTACGCCGACGGCTGCACCATGAGCGCCAAGAAGGACGGGATGGTGAACATCGGCGGCTTCATCATGCTGCGCGGCGAGGAGTGGCTGGATCCCGTCCGCAACATGCTGATCCTCACCGAGGGCTTCCCCACCTACGGCGGCCTCGCCGGACGCGACCTGGAAGCCCTGGCCGTGGGCCTGGAGGAGGGCATGGAGGAGTCCTACCTGCGCTACCGCCTCCGCACCGCCGAATACCTGGGCGAGAAGCTGGAGGCCGCGGGGGTCGGCTTCGTGAAGCCCACCGGCGGCCACGCGGTCTACATCGACGCCAAGACGGTCCTGCCCGACATGCCCGTGGCGCAGTATCCGGCGTGGGCCCTGTGCAACGCCCTCTACCTGGAGGGCGGGATCCGCGGCGTGGAGATCGGATCCGTCATGTTCGGCAAGCGGCTGGAGGACGGCACCGAGACCTTCCACAGCATGGAGCTGGTGCGCCTGGCCTTCCCCCGCCGGATGTACACCCAGAGCCACTTCGATTTCGCCGCCGAAGTCATCGCCGAAGTGAAGGCCAAAGCCAAGGAGATCCGCGGCGTGAAACTCGTCAAGCAGAGCCAGTACCTCCGCCACTTCACCGCCGAGATGGCCTGGGCGTAG